GGTCGGCGAGCAGGTCGGAGATTCGCTGGGCGCCGTCGTCCCCGACCGGAGCGTCGATGGGCAGCTCGCGGAGCTGTGATTGCATCAGCCGACCGATCGACTCGATGCTTCGCGACAGTCGATCGGAGATCTCCGCGCTATCGGGCGGACGCCCCAGCTCGTGGCCGAGGATCTGCTCGGCGTCTCGAACACGCCGGATCTCCTTCCGCTGGTACTCCGGCAGACGGACAAGCCGCGAGTGGTCGGCGAGGGCTCTCAGGATCCCCCGGCGGATCCACCAGACGGCGTAGGTGATGAACTTCGTCCCCCGCTTCGGGTCGAAGCGGTAGGCTGCCTCGATCAGCCCGATGTTCCCCTCGTTGAGGAGATCCTCGAACGGCAGCCCGAGATTGCGGTACTCCGCGGCGATGATCGCCACGAAACTCAGGTTGGAATGGATCAGGTCATGAAACCCCGTGCCGGCGGCATCGGAGCCACCCGCCGCGGACAGTTCGGCGTCGCGCTGCGGATGCACCGGGCTCGCCTCGCCTCGCGACATGGCAGAACCCCTCCCCTGGCCTTCGAGCCTTGTCCCGA
Above is a genomic segment from Terriglobia bacterium containing:
- a CDS encoding RNA polymerase sigma factor RpoD/SigA; the protein is MSRGEASPVHPQRDAELSAAGGSDAAGTGFHDLIHSNLSFVAIIAAEYRNLGLPFEDLLNEGNIGLIEAAYRFDPKRGTKFITYAVWWIRRGILRALADHSRLVRLPEYQRKEIRRVRDAEQILGHELGRPPDSAEISDRLSRSIESIGRLMQSQLRELPIDAPVGDDGAQRISDLLADRILPSPEDAVIRSQALQLVSHALSMLQPREQEVLRYRYGFGDGQGLSLTKVGKRMGLSGERVRQIEFDAIVRLRKMIRTGRIGAAPSKRLRPPHRV